In Macadamia integrifolia cultivar HAES 741 chromosome 12, SCU_Mint_v3, whole genome shotgun sequence, the following are encoded in one genomic region:
- the LOC122057770 gene encoding histone H4 has product MSGRGKGGKGLGKGGAKRHRKVLRDNIQGITKPAIRRLARRGGVKRISGLIYEETRGVLKIFLENVIRDAVTYTEHARRKTVTAMDVVYALKRQGRTLYGFGG; this is encoded by the coding sequence ATGTCTGGTCGTGGAAAGGGCGGTAAGGGTTTGGGAAAAGGAGGAGCAAAGCGTCACAGGAAGGTGTTGCGAGATAACATCCAGGGCATCACCAAGCCTGCGATTCGTCGTCTTGCAAGGAGAGGAGGTGTTAAGAGGATCAGTGGTCTCATCTATGAGGAGACGAGGGGAGTTCTTAAGATCTTTCTTGAAAATGTCATTCGCGATGCTGTGACGTACACGGAGCACGCAAGAAGGAAGACTGTGACGGCCATGGATGTCGTTTATGCTCTGAAGAGGCAGGGTAGAACTCTTTACGGCTTCGGCGGTTAA
- the LOC122058131 gene encoding uncharacterized protein LOC122058131: MPKFDPWPVFFKREWNRNWPFLVGFAITGTIITKLSLGLTEEDAKNSPFVQRHKR; this comes from the exons ATGCCAAAATTTGATCCATGGCCGGTGTTCTTCAAGCGAGAGTGGAACCGGAACTGGCCTTTCTTGGTCGGTTTCGCCATCACCGGCACCATCATCACCAAGCTTTCTCTTGGGCTCACTG AGGAGGATGCTAAGAATTCCCCTTTCGTTCAGAGGCACAAGAG GTGA
- the LOC122094720 gene encoding UDP-glucuronic acid decarboxylase 6-like → MAKEASNGIRKLPPSPSPLRNSKFFQSNMRILVTGGAGFIGSHLVDRLMENEKNEVIVADNCFTGSKDNLKKWIGHPRFELIRHDVTETLLVEVDQIYHLACPASPIFYKYNPVKTIKTNVIGTLNMLGLAKRVGARILLTSTSEVYGDPLEHPQTESYWGNVNPIGVRSCYDEGKRVAETLMFGYHRQHGIEIRIARIFNTYGPRMNIDDGRVVSNFLAQAIRGEPLTVQAPGTQTRSFCFVTDLVDGLIRLMGGDDTGPINLGNPGEFTMMELAETVKELIDPNVKINVVENTPDDPRQRKPDITKAKEVLGWEPKISLREGLPLMEEDVRRRLGVPKN, encoded by the exons ATGGCAAAGGAAGCTTCAAATGGAATTCGTAAGCTTCCGCCTTCTCCATCTCCATTGCGGAACTCCAAATTTTTTCAG TCTAATATGAGAATTTTGGTAACTGGAGGAGCTGGATTCATTGGCTCTCACCTTGTGGATAGATTGAtggaaaatgagaaaaatgag GTAATTGTCGCTGATAACTGCTTCACTGGTTCAAAGGATAACCTCAAGAAATGGATTGGTCATCCTAGATTTGAGCTTATTCGCCATG ATGTCACGGAAACATTATTGGTCGAAGTTGATCAGATCTACCATCTTGCTTGCCCTGCTTCCCCAATTTTTTACAAGTACAATCCTGTAAAG ACAATAAAAACAAATGTGATTGGCACGTTGAACATGCTGGGACTTGCCAAACGTGTTGGAGCAAG AATTTTGCTTACATCAACATCTGAGGTATATGGAGATCCTCTGGAACACCCACAGACAGAGTCATACTGGGGCAATGTTAATCCAATTG GAGTCAGGAGTTGCTACGATGAGGGGAAGCGTGTAGCGGAAACTTTGATGTTTGGATATCATCGGCAACATGGGATTG AAATTCGCATTGCTAGGATCTTTAATACATATGGTCCCCGCATGAATATTGATGATGGTCGTGTTGTCAGCAACTTCTTAGCTCAAGCAATTCG AGGTGAACCGTTGACAGTTCAAGCACCAGGAACACAAACACGGAGTTTCTGCTTCGTAACTGACTTG GTCGATGGTCTAATCCGACTCATGGGAGGAGATGACACTGGGCCGATCAACTTAGGAAACCCAG GTGAATTTACAATGATGGAACTTGCAGAGACAGTGAAGGAG CTAATTGATCCTAATGTTAAGATAAATGTTGTGGAGAACACTCCGGATGATCCACGCCAGCGGAAGCCAGACATCACAAAGGCAAAAGAGGTGCTTGGCTGGGAACCCAAGATTTCCTTGCGCGAGGGCCTGCCTCTCATGGAGGAGGATGTCCGGAGGAGGCTTGGAGTTCCCAAAAACTAG